In a single window of the Gossypium hirsutum isolate 1008001.06 chromosome D02, Gossypium_hirsutum_v2.1, whole genome shotgun sequence genome:
- the LOC107910364 gene encoding histone-lysine N-methyltransferase ASHH2: MGSCGNMTFVNEPSREVASAAAEQHLCSESMGKLVSEQRACVVIDSNGDYASEPGEDENSACKRSGDIDCKVGIKGEAQIVGSGTKGLMGGECCENSVCLKKNGGEIADASCSKALVGDMCGDSVVCLENNQGDLMGDSGLKELMGNANDDTVVCLKDEGEIMNDSDSKELMDDRCRDCIVYSIENQGEKEDGSFPLDLRSDTYRDSTVCSIGNQGENVDGAGSKELMVDMCGDAMVCLNDNQGENPDCSGPEELMGYVDNTGYSNEIQCKNVDSGLNELKGDRISDHGVGLNENQDDVDIHDSVTDVCLEKSGPSGEDGTNAAKGSLGLSQDKNTAALSSGIEISTNCEDQMKGDNENVVGLMLKECMGNNQGRICLTGNMDVDDHLDSENDVSQDGEMPIELNTMSTSPRSSVKLDKQDDDERVNGSILQRILEYGEMKFEEKNDAVERKGTDVLNQILLSENFKGPFELIDATGEHKSKDGMSTYCSSSEVAMEEKREVLTEVEANICNQMSSIQGSHLASTSIGIGDCRSDCPRQNDLKDSNTIVGPSLDGESGASPVIESDTCGKISTSCCVETISNLQQTGDSVGSCDGHNQKDDLSSSGLSLESFPKPVETKSTDDLCIELLASRRLFDTQKNAQTVGNDISDSSGDGVAEVSEGRTDFLAYTKAEISSEIIINAKGKACNSNRDSFEQGANCLCDKSTSLSCQPVDVVENGLSGRLDPQDLLAKDACAAISSSSSIDCSGQGENEGKDIVKADCVLETKNYPTTSSSSRKGRQKGKSSRKTPAKRGARNCSSTKLRHPHESMEFLFKATRRKRSCSSKPARSSIWGLFSNIAKFIEPCPDPSCNEVQNRKPSKARGGRGSGKRSKNRAGQNRKESSGLSNTLTSCLRLKIKVGKEVAPSNVNTLVAEVVDPSVLIGTSFSNYGKETNLQYPTVANIVEDKVELGSEMRFQSKEDQEMVKTCSDVFLTEVKLANKAVRCSENLERLSEDATDSSLISQSDAVAEASQEAIENKCMDPGTSPDSEVINTIPDAQIGLIHQEESLDTVLNTSGPLASPRGAKTSKGSKRGKKDNHRSPGTASTRKAKSSKSRRSREKTTGNGLVSIEALTSSSAANSSRENWIGVPKEATEMENSMDIKDCCSPDVPDTKNTKHFSSSNSKCNQLSKSSRSQGASKGKSRVSDSVKSRKAKGSKRRGDESKSVSKSKVKEKCSDEEIVARGGKSPVTGNQISDDNEHLNTGNSIESANMVNVDLVPDGVMEQHTQPDNAWVRCDDCHKWRRIPVSLVKSIDEAYHWVCGDNVDKAFADCSIPQEKSNADINAELGISDAEEDGCDGFNYKELEKGFETKRMTVSPPSHFWRIDSNQFLHRGRKTQTIDEIMVCQCKRPPDGKLGCGDECLNRMLNIECVQGTCPCGDLCSNQQFQNRKYAMMKWDRFGKKGFGLRMLENISAGHFLIEYVGEVLDMQAYEARQKEYASRGQRHFYFMTLNGSEVIDAYVKGNLGRFINHSCDPNCRTEKWMVNGEICIGLFALRDIKKGEEVTFDYNYVRVFGAAAKKCHCGSPHCRGYIGGDPLSAEVIVHDDSDEESPEPMMLEDGETWTGFKDVLSRSGSSDGAAMQSVESVITDGVLKPENMPEAEDSVNRSASATSELNTVETEEASPVTIASESVKPDGTEEQKAMNKTSCSIQKLDASQDMSDNRLSSDVIDANKKSKSDAAEDKQVSAKSRPLMKTSRSSSSIKKGKISSNSLSGNKVQTTSNKFQVSTVKPRKFSENSSTCRFEAVEEKLNELLDSVGGITKRKDASKGYLKLLLLTATSGDSGGGEAIQSNRELSMILDALLKTKSGHVLTDIINKNGLQMLHNIMKKYRKDFKKIPILRKLLKVLEYLAGRGILTQEHINGGPYCAGRESFRESILSFTEHDDKQVHQIARNFRDKWIRKPVRKLGYRDKDEGRMEFFRGLDCNRVSASHNHWRDQAIRSTEAINCIMQSVVGSTSSDTSTREGGSSLSVCLSQTNSTRIRKRKSRWDQPADTEKIDSQSPKKLECSLLSALGQATPDQIEKMNSGDNKCQDSFSKGEAINIENGNQRFQQDAPPGFSSPLNASLVSSTAPSTATGFPPPKVGQLKCPDVVIAHPQKRFISRLPVSYGIPLPIFQQIRLPEGESLESWAIAPGIPFHPFPPLPPCPPDKKDTKPVSAALSTGINADSKEGQQESRRPSTSCPDESVASTAGGNHPDSDIPGTDIQQTLKRTRESSYDLGRKYFRQQKRKGPQWDKSESLGNNHTGEICCIDVGNINNEPRNSYYSDDINQ; the protein is encoded by the exons ATGGGTTCGTGTGGGAATATGACTTTTGTTAACGAACCTTCGCGTGAAGTTGCTTCTGCTGCTGCCGAGCAACATTTGTGCTCTGAGTCAATGGGGAAACTTGTCTCTGAGCAACGGGCTTGCGTTGTGATTGATTCTAATGGGGACTATGCTAGTGAACCGGGTGAAGATGAAAACAGTGCTTGCAAAAGGTCTGGGGATATTGATTGCAAAGTTGGAATAAAGGGTGAGGCCCAAATTGTTGGTTCTGGTACGAAGGGCTTGATGGGTGGTGAATGTTGTGAAAACTCAGTTTGTTTGAAGAAAAATGGGGGTGAAATTGCTGATGCTTCTTGTTCAAAAGCATTGGTGGGTGATATGTGCGGTGATAGTGTGGTTTGTTTGGAAAATAATCAGGGTGACCTTATGGGTGATTCTGGCTTGAAGGAATTGATGGGCAATGCGAATGATGATACTGTGGTTTGTTTGAAAGATGAGGGTGAAATTATGAATGATTCTGATTCAAAGGAATTGATGGATGATAGGTGCAGGGATTGTATAGTTTACTCAATCGAAAATCAAGGTGAAAAAGAGGATGGTTCTTTTCCACTTGACTTGAGGAGTGATACATATCGTGATAGTACAGTTTGCTCCATTGGAAATCAGGGTGAGAATGTAGATGGTGCTGGCTCGAAGGAATTGATGGTTGATATGTGTGGTGATGCTATGGTTTGTTTAAATGATAATCAAGGTGAAAATCCAGATTGCTCTGGGCCAGAGGAATTGATGGGTTATGTTGATAATACAGGTTATTCAAATGAAATTCAGTGTAAAAATGTAGATTCTGGTTTGAATGAACTGAAGGGTGATAGGATCAGTGATCATGGGGTTGGTTTGAATGAAAATCAGGATGATGTTGACATTCATGATTCAGTAACTGATGTGTGCTTGGAAAAAAGTGGACCTTCTGGAGAGGATGGTACAAATGCTGCTAAAGGATCACTAGGCTTGTCTCAGGACAAAAACACTGCTGCTTTGAGCAGTGGCATAGAGATTTCTACTAACTGTGAAGATCAGATGAAGGGTGACAATGAAAATGTGGTTGGTTTGATGTTAAAAGAATGTATGGGCAATAACCAAGGTAGGATTTGTTTGACTGGGAATATGGATGTAGATGATCATCTCGACTCAGAAAATGATGTTTCACAGGATGGGGAAATGCCAATAGAACTGAACACAATGTCTACTTCACCTAGAAGTTCCGTTAAACTGGATAAGCAGGATGACGATGAGAGGGTCAATGGTTCCATTCTTCAAAGGATTTTGGAATATGGGGAAATGAAGTTTGAAGAGAAAAATGATGCAGTAGAGAGGAAAGGGACTGATGTTCTGAACCAAATATTGCTTTCAGAGAACTTTAAAGGGCCCTTTGAGTTAATAGATGCAACTGGTGAACACAAGAGTAAGGATGGTATGAGTACCTATTGTTCCTCTTCGGAAGTAGCTATGGAAGAAAAACGAGAGGTATTAACTGAGGTTGAGGCTAATATTTGCAACCAAATGTCATCTATTCAGGGTAGTCACTTGGCTTCAACATCAATAGGCATTGGTGATTGCAGGAGTGATTGTCCCCGACAAAATGACCTGAAGGATAGTAACACTATCGTGGGTCCTTCTCTAGATGGGGAAAGTGGTGCTTCACCCGTGATAGAATCTGATACATGCGGCAAGATATCTACTTCATGTTGTGTTGAGACAATTTCCAACTTACAACAAACAGGTGATTCAGTGGGTAGTTGTGATGGGCATAACCAGAAAGATGATCTCAGTAGCAGTGGTCTCTCATTGGAAAGTTTTCCTAAACCTGTGGAAACTAAAAGTACTGATGATTTATGCATTGAGTTGCTAGCTTCAAGGAGATTATTTGACACACAGAAGAATGCACAAACTGTTGGTAATGATATTAGTGATTCATCAGGAGATGGTGTTGCAGAGGTTTCTGAGGGGAGGACTGATTTTCTTGCATATACAAAGGCTGAGATTTCCagtgaaataataataaatgccAAAGGAAAGGCCTGCAACTCGAACAGGGATTCTTTTGAGCAAGGTGCAAACTGTCTTTGTGATAAATCAACTTCTTTGTCATGTCAGCCTGTTGATGTTGTTGAAAATGGCTTGTCTGGTCGGTTGGATCCACAAGATCTTTTGGCAAAGGATGCATGTGCTGCAATTAGTTCTAGCAGTTCAATTGACTGTTCTGGACAAGGAGAAAATGAAGGGAAGGATATCGTCAAGGCTGATTGTGTTTTAGAAACTAAAAATTATCCAACCACATCTTCCTCTTCTCGAAAGGGCAGACAGAAAGGTAAATCAAGCCGAAAGACTCCTGCCAAAAGGGGTGCTAGAAACTGCAGTAGCACAAAGCTGCGTCACCCACACGAAAGTATGGAATTCCTTTTCAAAGCTACAAGAAGGAAGAGAAGCTGTTCATCAAAACCAGCTCGTTCTTCCATTTGGGGATTGTTCAGTAACATTGCCAAATTTATTGAGCCATGCCCTGATCCTTCATGTAATGAAGTGCAGAATCGAAAACCTTCTAAAGCTAGGGGTGGACGAGGAAGTGGGAAACGAAGCAAAAACCGAGCTGGTCAAAACAGAAAAGAATCAAGTGGGCTAAGTAACACTTTAACCAGTTGCCTGCGTCTGAAGATTAAAGTGGGCAAGGAAGTTGCTCCAAGTAATGTGAATACTTTGGTTGCAGAAGTGGTTGATCCATCAGTTCTTATTGGTACTTCTTTTAGTAATTATGGGAAGGAAACCAATTTACAATATCCTACAGTAGCAAATATTGTTGAAGATAAAGTAGAACTGGGTAGTGAAATGCGGTTTCAGTCCAAGGAGGATCAAGAAATGGTGAAAACATGCTCTGATGTTTTTCTTACAGAAGTAAAACTAGCAAATAAGGCTGTCAGGTGTTCTGAAAATCTTGAGAGGTTGTCTGAAGATGCTACAGATAGTTCCCTTATAAGTCAGTCTGATGCAGTTGCTGAAGCATCTCAAGAAGCAATAGAGAACAAGTGTATGGACCCTGGAACTTCACCAGATTCAGAAGTAATCAATACAATTCCTGATGCACAAATTGGGTTAATACACCAAGAAGAGTCGCTTGATACTGTTTTGAATACTTCTGGGCCTTTAGCTTCTCCTAGAGGTGCTAAGACTAGCAAGGGTAGCAAGAGGGGAAAAAAGGATAATCATAGATCTCCTGGTACAGCCAGCACTAGGAAAGCTAAATCATCTAAGAGTCGCCGAAGCAGAGAAAAAACAACAGGTAATGGACTTGTCTCCATCGAGGCTCTTACTTCATCCTCTGCTGCAAATTCTTCAAGAGAGAATTGGATTGGAGTCCCCAAAGAGGCAACAGAAATGGAAAATAGTATGGATATTAAAGATTGTTGCAGTCCTGATGTTCCAGATACAAAGAACACTAAGCATTTCTCTTCCTCTAATAGCAAGTGCAATCAACTTTCCAAAAGTTCAAGATCTCAGGGAGCGAGCAAGGGAAAGTCCAGAGTCTCTGATTCTGTCAAGAGCAGGAAAGCAAAAGGTTCTAAGCGGAGGGGAGACGAGTCGAAGTCAGTAAGTAAGAGCAAAGTAAAGGAGAAATGCTCTGATGAGGAGATTGTAGCCAGAGGAGGAAAGAGCCCAGTAACAG GAAATCAGATTTCAGATGATAATGAGCACTTAAATACTGGAAACAGTATTGAATCTGCAAACATGGTTAATGTTGACTTGGTACCAGATGGTGTCATGGAGCAGCATACACAGCCTGATAATGCTTGGGTGCGTTGTGATGATTGTCATAAATGGCGGCGAATACCAGTTTCACTTGTAAAGTCAATTGATGAGGCGTACCATTG GGTCTGTGGGGACAACGTGGATAAAGCATTTGCTGATTGTTCAATCCCACAAGAGAAGTCCAATGCAGATATTAATGCTGAGTTGGGGATATCTGATGCTGAGGAAGATGGTTGTGATGGTTTCAATTATAAGGAATTGGAAAAGGGATTTGAAACTAAACGTATGACAG TGTCGCCACCTTCACATTTTTGGCGTATTGATAGTAACCAATTTTTGCACCGTGGCCGGAAAACTCAAACCATTGATGAG ATAATGGTTTGCCAGTGCAAACGACCTCCGGACGGTAAGCTTGGTTGTGGGGATGAATGCCTAAATCGGATGTTGAATATTGAATGTGTTCAAGGCACTTGTCCTTGCGGGGACCTCTGTTCAAATCAACAG TTCCAGAATCGCAAATATGCGATGATGAAGTGGGACAGATTTGGTAAGAAAGGTTTTGGGCTGAGGATGCTAGAGAATATATCTGCTGGTCATTTCCTTATTGAATACGTTGGAGAG GTTCTTGATATGCAAGCTTATGAGGCTCGGCAAAAGGAGTATGCTTCTAGGGGTCAGAGGCATTTCTatttcatgacattgaatggcaGTGAG GTAATAGATGCATATGTAAAGGGAAATCTGGGGCGCTTCATTAACCATAGCTGTGATCCCAATTGTCGTACTGAAAAG TGGATGGTGAATGGTGAAATTTGTATTGGACTGTTTGCATTGAGAGATATAAAAAAG GGTGAAGAGGTTACATTTGACTACAACTATGTGAGGGTATTTGGAGCTGCTGCAAAAAAATGTCACTGTGGTTCACCTCATTGTCGGGGTTATATAGGTGGTGATCCACTTAGTGCTGAAGTCATTGTTCATGATGATTCGGATGAAGAATCTCCTGAACCGATGATGCTTGAAGATGGTGAAACCTGGACTGGTTTTAAAGATGTTTTATCTAGATCAGGTTCCTCTGATGGTGCAGCAATGCAATCTGTGGAGAGTGTAATAACTGATGGTGTACTGAAGCCTGAGAATATGCCAGAAGCTGAGGACTCTGTGAACCGTTCTGCTTCTGCCACATCAGAATTGAACACAGTTGAAACTGAAGAAGCTTCGCCTGTGACAATTGCCAGTGAATCTGTTAAGCCAGATGGTACCGAGGAACAGAAGGCTATGAACAAAACCTCATGTTCCATTCAGAAATTAGATGCTTCTCAAGATATGTCAGATAATAGATTATCTTCCGATGTTATTGATGCTAATAAGAAGTCAAAGTCTGATGCTGCAGAAGACAAACAGGTTTCTGCAAAATCACGCCCCCTGATGAAGACTTCTCGTTCATCCAGTTCTATTAAGAAGGGGAAGATTAGTAGTAATTCTCTGAGTGGAAATAAGGTTCAGACGACATCCAACAAATTTCAAGTGTCAACTGTCAAGCCCAGAAAATTCTCGGAAAATTCTAGTACTTGCCGTTTTGAAGCAG TGGAGGAGAAACTTAATGAGTTGCTGGATTCTGTGGGGGGAATAACAAAACGAAAG GATGCTTCTAAAGGCTACTTGAAGCTTCTGCTTCTCACAGCTACTTCCGGTGATAGTGGTGGTGGTGAAGCAATTCAAAG CAATCGAGAGCTTTCAATGATTCTTGATGcacttttaaaaacaaaatccGGACATGTGCTGACCGATATAATTAACAAGAATG GTTTGCAGATGCTACACAACATAATGAAGAAATACAGAAAGGACTTTAAAAAGATCCCTATTCTTCGGAAGCTTCTAAAG GTTTTAGAGTATTTGGCAGGCAGGGGAATTCTTACACAGGAGCATATTAATGGAGGTCCTTACTGTGCTGGAAGGGAGAG CTTTAGGGAATCGATTCTGTCATTCACAGAGCATGATGACAAACAG GTCCATCAAATAGCCCGAAATTTTCGAGATAAGTGGATTCGAAAACCTGTTAGAAAGCTTGGCTACAGGGACAAGGATGAGGGCAGGATGGAGTTTTTTAGGGGTTTGGACTGTAACAGGGTTTCAGCATCTCACAATCATTGGCGTGACCAGGCCATACGATCTACTGAAGCAATTAATTGCATCATGCAATCTGTGGTTGGATCAACTTCATCAGATACTTCTACCCGAGAGGGTGGTTCCTCGTTATCAGTTTGTCTTTCCCAAACCAACAGTACCAGAATTCGCAAGCGGAAAAGCCGCTGGGATCAGCCAGCGGATACAGAGAAAATTGATTCTCAGTCACCAAAGAAACTCGAATGTAGCTTGTTATCTGCTTTAGGTCAAGCAACACCAGATCAGATAGAGAAGATGAACAGTGGGGATAACAAATGCCAAGACAGTTTTTCCAAAGGTGAAGCTATTAACATTGAGAATGGAAACCAACGCTTTCAGCAGGATGCTCCACCAGGGTTCTCATCTCCTCTCAATGCATCTTTGGTGTCGTCTACTGCTCCATCAACTGCTACAGGTTTCCCTCCACCTAAAGTTGGTCAGTTGAAGTGCCCTGATGTGGTTATTGCTCATCCACAGAAGAGATTCATTTCACGTTTGCCTGTTTCATACGGAATCCCACTGCCCATTTTCCAGCAGATCAGATTACCAGAAGGTGAAAGTCTAGAAAGTTGGGCAATAGCCCCTGGCATTCCTTTCCACCCGTTTCCGCCTTTACCTCCATGTCCCCCCGATAAGAAAGACACTAAACCAGTTTCTGCTGCTCTCTCCACTGGAATTAATGCCGACTCAAAAGAAGGGCAACAGGAGAGCCGTCGACCTTCCACTAGTTGTCCTGATGAGAGCGTTGCAAGCACAGCTGGTGGAAACCACCCAGATTCAGACATTCCAGGTACTGACATCCAACAGACATTGAAAAGAACGAGAGAATCCTCATATGATTTGGGTAGGAAGTACTTCAGACAACAGAAACGAAAAGGACCGCAATGGGATAAATCTGAAAGCTTGGGAAACAACCATACAGGTGAGATATGCTGCATAGATGTAGGAAATATAAACAATGAGCCCCGGAATTCATATTACTCGGATGATATAAACCAGTAG